GTGGGTGGATTGTTATCCCGTAAAATATCCGGTGAAAAACTGAAAGTCGCATTCGGCTGGTTTGTAGGCGTGATGGCTGTTTACATCATTATTCATGAATTATTTATAGGATAGTGCATCGTTATGTGACTTGTGTCACCGTCATTGAAAGGTGAATGTGGGAACTTTGCAACATAAAGAGAAACGCATGGTATTTACAGATTTTTTGAAACAACCCTGGCCCTGGTATATTGCAGGACCTTTAGTAGGACTCACCGTACCGGTATTGCTGATCATCGGAAACAGATCTTTTGGTATAAGCTCGTCGCTCCGGCATATGTGTGCTGCCTGTATTCCATCGAAAGTGCCTTTTTTTCAGTACAACTGGAGAAAAGAGATATGGAACCTGTTTTTTGTAGCGGGTATCCTGGTGGGTGGCGTAATAGCGGGTGTATGGCTGTTGAATCCCGCTGCCATGACTGTAAGTCCTGCCCTGGTAGATCAGTTGGCTGCTTACGGTATCCATGATTACCAGTCTTTGGTACCGGTTGAACTTTTTAACTGGCAGCAGTTGTTTAGTATAAGAGGGCTGATCATGATGGTAGGTGGTGGCCTCCTGGTAGGATTTGGCACTCGTTATGCCGGGGGCTGTACCAGTGGTCATGCTATCATGGGATTATCTACTTTGCAGTGGCCTTCGCTGGTGGCTACCTGTTGTTTTATGATAGGCGGTTTTACGATGGCGAATTTTATTCTCCCGCATATCCTGGCATTATAAATAATTAACAAGATGAAAGAAATGAAACAGCAAGAAGTTAGTAACGATACGATAGAAACCGCGGCGCCCTGGTGGCATCACCTGAAGTATGCAGTGGTGGGTGTATTATTTGGTATTGTATTCGTGAAATCGGAAGTAATCAGTTGGTTCCGTATCCAGGAAATGTTCCGGCTGCAATCTTTTCATATGTATGGTATTATCGGGAGTGCAGTTATTACCGGTATCATATCTGTGTGGATCATCCGGAAGTTTGATATAAAAACATTGAGCGGAGAGAAAATTATTTTTCATCCGAAGCAATTCAACAAAGGACAGATTTATGGTGGCTTGATTTTTGGCTTTGGTTGGGCTATCACCGGGGCTTGCCCTGGTCCGCTGTTTGCGCAGATTGGAACAGGGGCCACTGTTATAGTGGTCACCTTGTTGAGTGCGATTGCAGGCACCTGGATATATGGACGATTCAGGGAAAAATTGCCACACTAATACCAGCTGCTATTTTTTATTACTTATAAATAGGAAGAGATGAAAATTAAACAATTTGAAGATAAACCACTGGCACATTATTCTTATGCCATATTAAGTGAAAAGGATGCAAAAATAGTACTGATAGACCCCTCCAGGGATATCAGCCCTTATCTCGATTATGCGAAGGAACAGGATGCTGTGATTACCGCTGTGATAGAAACGCATCCGCATGCAGATTTTATCAGCGGACATCTTGAGTTGTATCATGCTACCGGCGCTACTATTTATTGTTCAGGGCTAACCGGTGCTGCCTACCCACATATTCATTTCGATGATGAGCGAACCGTTACCCTTGGTGAATGCACGCTTAAAGCCGTTAATACACCCGGGCATTCGCCCGATAGTATTTGTGTCGTACTGGAACAGGACGGGCAGGACAAAGCAGTATTTACCGGTGATACTTTATTTATAGGAGATTGTGGAAGACCTGATCTGAGAGAAAACACGGGTAAGGTAAGCGCAAAAAGAGAAGTGCTCGCAAAGCAGATGTATTATTCGCTGCGCGAAAAACTCATGATACTGCATGATGATGTAATCGTATATCCCGCACATGGCGCCGGGACGCTGTGTGGTAAGGCGCTCAGTGAAGCCAATCAAAGTACCATCGGTGCAGAGAAAAAAACGAACTGGTCGCTACAAAAACTTACGGAGGACGCCTTTACAAAAATGATCCTGGAAGAACAACCTTTCGTACCTAAATATTTTCCTTACGATGTATCGCTGAACAGGATGGGCGCGCCTGATCTTACACCGGCGCTGTCTCGTATTCCTGTTGTAGGGGAAAGCAACCGGTCTGATAAAAATATAATTGTCATTGATACACGTCCTGCACCTGTTTTCAAGCAGGGACATTTACCCAATTCGATCAATATACAGGATGGTAATAAGTTTGAGACGTGGTTGGGAAGTATTATATCTCCGGAGGAAAAATTTTATCTCGTAGCCGAAACAGCAGAACAGTTACAGCAATTAATGAAACGTACTGCTAAAATAGGCTATGAACCTTTTATTGAATCGGCTTTTGTGTTGCAGGAGGGCAGTGAAAAAACGGCGTTGATAGATCCGGCTATATTCAAACAGCAGTTGTCAGATTTTACGATTGTGGATGTACGCAATGAATCAGAGATGAATGAGTCACCTGTTTTTCCTGCTGCTATCAACATTCCTTTACCGGAATTACGGGAACGTATAAACGAAATACCGGTGAATAAACCGGTAGTGATTCATTGTGCCGGCGGCTACAGAAGTGCGGCGGGTAGCAGTATTGTCGGCAACGCTTTGGGCGGACAGGTGGAAGTGTATGACCTGGGAGAAGC
The Chitinophaga sp. MM2321 DNA segment above includes these coding regions:
- a CDS encoding YeeE/YedE thiosulfate transporter family protein, coding for MVFTDFLKQPWPWYIAGPLVGLTVPVLLIIGNRSFGISSSLRHMCAACIPSKVPFFQYNWRKEIWNLFFVAGILVGGVIAGVWLLNPAAMTVSPALVDQLAAYGIHDYQSLVPVELFNWQQLFSIRGLIMMVGGGLLVGFGTRYAGGCTSGHAIMGLSTLQWPSLVATCCFMIGGFTMANFILPHILAL
- a CDS encoding DUF6691 family protein; translation: MKEMKQQEVSNDTIETAAPWWHHLKYAVVGVLFGIVFVKSEVISWFRIQEMFRLQSFHMYGIIGSAVITGIISVWIIRKFDIKTLSGEKIIFHPKQFNKGQIYGGLIFGFGWAITGACPGPLFAQIGTGATVIVVTLLSAIAGTWIYGRFREKLPH
- a CDS encoding MBL fold metallo-hydrolase, with the translated sequence MKIKQFEDKPLAHYSYAILSEKDAKIVLIDPSRDISPYLDYAKEQDAVITAVIETHPHADFISGHLELYHATGATIYCSGLTGAAYPHIHFDDERTVTLGECTLKAVNTPGHSPDSICVVLEQDGQDKAVFTGDTLFIGDCGRPDLRENTGKVSAKREVLAKQMYYSLREKLMILHDDVIVYPAHGAGTLCGKALSEANQSTIGAEKKTNWSLQKLTEDAFTKMILEEQPFVPKYFPYDVSLNRMGAPDLTPALSRIPVVGESNRSDKNIIVIDTRPAPVFKQGHLPNSINIQDGNKFETWLGSIISPEEKFYLVAETAEQLQQLMKRTAKIGYEPFIESAFVLQEGSEKTALIDPAIFKQQLSDFTIVDVRNESEMNESPVFPAAINIPLPELRERINEIPVNKPVVIHCAGGYRSAAGSSIVGNALGGQVEVYDLGEAIKEF